A single window of Mesotoga infera DNA harbors:
- a CDS encoding mechanosensitive ion channel family protein, whose protein sequence is MNEVLSTIIEWAIRIGISVVILLLAKWLAGLFYKAFMKFAEKTSVVSTQYQKTMRTLFNLAFYALAAFIIISVLFKNLAPVLAGLGVSGIIVGLAVKEPLENFICGILIMLNKLVYEGEAVDIGGTSGGIQEIKLNHVLLKTWDGKLVTIPSRNVWAATIVHFWPENIRRNDLNVGVSYSSDLNKVMKILEESVNSYEKLYVDDKHKPMIQFTGYGASSIDFVVRFWVERPDFIASSTELAKIIKSNFDENGIEIPFTQVDLHIVDGPKEGIKLAGKES, encoded by the coding sequence ATGAATGAAGTACTCAGTACAATTATCGAGTGGGCCATCAGAATAGGGATTAGCGTTGTAATCCTACTGCTGGCAAAATGGCTGGCAGGTCTCTTCTACAAAGCATTCATGAAGTTCGCGGAGAAGACATCCGTTGTCTCCACTCAATATCAAAAAACCATGAGAACTCTGTTCAATCTGGCGTTCTACGCTCTGGCTGCCTTTATAATCATCTCGGTTCTCTTCAAGAATCTGGCTCCTGTACTAGCCGGACTCGGAGTATCAGGTATTATTGTAGGTCTCGCAGTCAAAGAGCCTCTAGAGAATTTCATCTGCGGAATTCTTATAATGCTCAACAAGTTGGTTTACGAAGGGGAAGCCGTGGACATTGGCGGAACCTCAGGCGGGATTCAGGAAATAAAACTGAACCATGTCCTTCTGAAGACATGGGATGGAAAGCTTGTTACCATACCGAGCAGGAACGTCTGGGCAGCCACTATAGTACACTTTTGGCCGGAAAACATCAGAAGAAACGATCTCAATGTTGGAGTTTCCTACTCAAGCGATCTTAACAAGGTGATGAAGATTCTCGAAGAGTCAGTAAATTCCTATGAGAAGCTATATGTAGATGATAAGCATAAACCGATGATACAGTTCACCGGTTACGGCGCATCTTCGATCGACTTCGTCGTGAGATTCTGGGTGGAGAGGCCGGACTTCATCGCTTCAAGCACAGAACTCGCGAAGATAATAAAATCGAACTTCGACGAAAACGGAATAGAGATACCCTTTACCCAGGTTGATTTGCACATAGTCGACGGCCCGAAAGAAGGTATAAAGCTGGCCGGGAAAGAAAGCTGA